A window of Thermodesulfobacteriota bacterium genomic DNA:
AAAGGCAAGAATCACGCAGAAGGTTAAGGGCGGGGTCATCGCCGATATAGGGGATAAGATCGAGATAAGGGCTTTTATACCCGGCTCTCAGATCGACATATCGCCCAGGCAGGACCTCGACAGCCTTATCGGGGAGACGATAGAGGCGAGGATCATAAAGCTCGCCGGGAACGACATCGTGCTTTCGAGGAGGGTCTACCTAGAAGAGGAGAGGGAGGTCCTTAAAAAGGAAACCCTTTCCAGGATAGAGGCAGGCAAGGAGATGTCGGGAAAAGTCGTCAACATAATCAACCAGGGCGCATTCGTCGACCTGGGCGGAGTCGAGGGCTTCGTACCTGTAAGCGAGCTCACGTGGGGAAGAGTCGGACACCCTGGCGACGTACTTTCGAGAGACCAGGTGATAAAAGTGAAGGTACTCAAGATAGATGAGGGGAATAAAATAACCCTGAGCTTGAAGGACACCACACCAGACCCGTGGGCGGCGGTGAAGGAAAAATACAGACCGGGTACGCACATCAAGGGAAAAGCCGTCTCGATAACTGATTTCGGGGTGTTTGTGGAACTGGAGCCCGGCGTCGAAGGCCTCGTTCACATCTCCGAGATCACATGGACGAAAAGGTTCCGCCACCCGAAAGAGATCGTGCAGGCCGGAAGCGCCGTTGAAGCGGTCGTCCTCGACGTAGACAGCGGGAACAGGCGTATATCACTCAGCCTGAAGCAGATAGAGCCGAGTCCATGGCAGATTTTCAAGGAGAAAAATCCTTCCGGATCGAGGATAAAAGGCGTAATCAAGAACGTTACGGACAAGGGTATCTTCGTCGAAGTGGACGAGAATATAGTCGGGCTCGTGAGGCCGGACAATATCTCCTGGAAAGGAAGGGTTAACCCGGAGGAATCCTTCGAGAAAGGGAGCGAAATTGAGGTAGTGGTGCTCAACGTGGACGACAGGAATCAGAGGATCGGTCTCGGTCTCAAGCAGCTTGCGGCCGATCCATGGGAAGAAGTCCAGAAAAAGTATAAAACCGGCCAAACACCCGTAACGGGGAAGGTCAAGGACATCAAAGAAAGCGGAATAGTTGTCGAGCTCGAAGAAGGCATAGAAGGATACATCAAAGCGAACGAGCTAAGTCAGGAGAAAGGGCAGAGGGACGCGACTAAAAGCTTCAGCGTCGGAGACGAAATTACGGCACTTGTGACGGGGTTCGATAAAAGGAAGCGGCAGATTAACCTCAGTAAAAGAAAATACGACGACTGGCAGGAGAAGGAAAGGGTATCGAATTTCATGTCGTCCCAGGGGGAGCCGACGGTCAAGCTGGGAGACGTGCTCAGGGATAAGCTCAAGCAG
This region includes:
- a CDS encoding 30S ribosomal protein S1, whose product is MAEEKDFAELVDESMNVPDKGKLFKGLVVRVDGDDVFIDFGSKSEGVVPVREFYNKSGIPDVNVGDEVEVMFDSWANEGLPRLSRIKAEQIKENKRIQEHFDKGELIKARITQKVKGGVIADIGDKIEIRAFIPGSQIDISPRQDLDSLIGETIEARIIKLAGNDIVLSRRVYLEEEREVLKKETLSRIEAGKEMSGKVVNIINQGAFVDLGGVEGFVPVSELTWGRVGHPGDVLSRDQVIKVKVLKIDEGNKITLSLKDTTPDPWAAVKEKYRPGTHIKGKAVSITDFGVFVELEPGVEGLVHISEITWTKRFRHPKEIVQAGSAVEAVVLDVDSGNRRISLSLKQIEPSPWQIFKEKNPSGSRIKGVIKNVTDKGIFVEVDENIVGLVRPDNISWKGRVNPEESFEKGSEIEVVVLNVDDRNQRIGLGLKQLAADPWEEVQKKYKTGQTPVTGKVKDIKESGIVVELEEGIEGYIKANELSQEKGQRDATKSFSVGDEITALVTGFDKRKRQINLSKRKYDDWQEKERVSNFMSSQGEPTVKLGDVLRDKLKQINNDEVI